The DNA region TGCTGACCATCGCAGCACGGGCAGACCGAATGGTGCGCGGTAAAAATGCGAAACTGACCCCCGACCGGGTCGATTATTTCTGCCATCCCGACTGGGTCGTCACCAAACGCAAGCAGCCGCCCAAGCGCCTATGGCTGCCGCAAATACGCACGGAAGACGGGCTGAAGGCGACCGTGGCCGCCTATCGCTTGAAGGGGTGGCTGTAGAGCGATATTTAGTCAAATAGTTGGTTTAGCAGCAATACATCGCATCAAACCAACGCATAAAGCTGTGACATCTTACGGTAAATCCATCTAACGTCGCCCGGCTCTATAACGCTTGATCCACGGCAACCAGGTCACAGACCCTCGCCAAGTCGCGACCCTAGCGGACCGTAACACCGCGTCGCTCAATCCAGAACGTTGGGCAAATCCTCAAACCCCTTGCGCAACGCAGCGCCCCAGCCCTGCGAAATACGGTTGAATTCCTCATTATCCGCCTCGATCCGCGTACGGACGCGGAAGTCGAACGCGTCGGTGGGGATCACCGTCAGGTCCAGCGGCATACCGACCGACAGGTTGGAGCGCAGCGTCGAATCCATCGACACTAGCACCGCCTTGGTCGCGTCCTCCAGGCTGGTGTCGCGCTGGATGATGCGGTCCAGGATCGGCTTGCCATATTTATGCTCGCCAATCTGGAAGAAGGGCGTGTCTTCGGTCGCCTCGATGAAATTGCCGGCCGAATAGATGAGGTAGAGGCGCGGCTTGCCGCCCTTGCGCTGGCCCGCGATCATGATCGACGCGCCTGCGCCCGAACCGCCCATCTCGATATTCTCGCGATAGCGCTGCTGCATCTTCTGCATCGCGTCGCCCACGATCTGCGCCACGCGATGCATGGTGTCGCAATTGAGGATCGTCTCGACCTCGGGGTCGAACGTGGCTTCCTTGATCGCTTTGCTCAGCGTCGCTTTCACCCCCTGAGTGATTGACAGATTGCCCGAACACATCAGCGTGATCGCCCGGTCGCCCGGCACATGATAGGTGAAGCTCTTTCGGAAGCGCGCGATATTATCCATGCCCGCATTGGTGCGGGTGTCGGACAGCATGACCAATCCCTGGTCCACGCGCACCGCCACACAATAAGTCATCGACCGCCCGGCTCCCGGTTATTCTGGTTCAATCCTGCGGATCGGGCGGCGGAATGCTTTGTTGTTGCTGCCGTTGCAGCTGCCGTTCCTCAACTCCGTCCTCCGCCTGCGCGATACGGACATCGGCGTCAATCCATATATCGCCCATGATCGTGACCGAACCACGGATCGGCGCAGCGTCGTCCGCG from Sphingobium sp. HWE2-09 includes:
- a CDS encoding peptidase gives rise to the protein MTYCVAVRVDQGLVMLSDTRTNAGMDNIARFRKSFTYHVPGDRAITLMCSGNLSITQGVKATLSKAIKEATFDPEVETILNCDTMHRVAQIVGDAMQKMQQRYRENIEMGGSGAGASIMIAGQRKGGKPRLYLIYSAGNFIEATEDTPFFQIGEHKYGKPILDRIIQRDTSLEDATKAVLVSMDSTLRSNLSVGMPLDLTVIPTDAFDFRVRTRIEADNEEFNRISQGWGAALRKGFEDLPNVLD